The nucleotide sequence AACATCACGGCGCGCTCACGCGTTATCCCCTCGTGGCGCTGCAAAAGTTTGGACTGCGGCCGGGACGCCGGCTGGCCTGGGCGATCGCCCGCGCCGACGATGGCGTCTGCTCGCGCCTGCCGTGGCTGGCGAGGCAGGGCAGCAGCCTGGCGCTGCTGGGCACACGGCCGGCGCCCGGCTTGCCGGGGCACTGCTGATCCGCTGTTGCGCTCGTTGTGGCGCAAAGCTGGCCATCGGGCGTTATACTATGACGTACGGACCAGCCGTGCAGCGAGCAACCGCCCCGCCGTGCGGCGGCGAAGCTGCGAGGAGTTGAGCGGCCCGGCGTCGTACGGCCAGCCCCGCACCCGGTCCACGCCACACCTGTTCCCCTGTTCTGCGTGATTCGGTCAGAAGAGTTCGGTCATTCGGTCATTCGGTCATCCGGTCAGATGAGAAGGGAGCCAGCCAGCATGGGTGTATGGACGAAGCTCGCGGCAGGCGGTCTGGCGGTGTTGTTCAGTCTGGCGGTCGTGCGGCCCGCGGCGCCCGGCGCCCGCGCCGCGACCCGCCAGGCGGCGCCCACCGACCTGATCGGCGTGCTCGCCAACGGCGATCCGTCGGCGCTGCCGCGGCTCGGCGCGACCTGGTTTCTGACCGACGGCGCCGGCGTCGGCGAAGTGGCGGGCATGACCCGGGCCTCGATTATCCGCCTCAATCCGCCGCAGCCGGTCGACGAAGTCATGGCGGCCGTCGCCTCACGGCCCGGCGGCGCCTGGCTGGTCGGCAACGAGCCGAACGTGCCCACCACCAACTCTTCCGACGCGCTCAGCCCCTCGGACTACGCCGTCGCCCTGCACGACTGGGAGGCGCGCATCCACACCGCCGACCCGACGGCGATCATCGTCGGCCCCAACGTGCTCAACTGGTCGCAGACCTGCAACGGCTGCCCCGGCTACACGCTCGGCCTGGACTGGACCACGGAGTTCTACAACGACTACGTGAACATGTACGGCGTGCGGCCGCCGATCGATAAGTGGGCCGTGCACACCTATGAGCTCGATTGGGTGAACCTGCCCACGCTCTCCACGGACTGGCACAAGCAGCAACTTCGCGACTTCCGCGCCTGGCTGGATGCCATTCCCGACGAGGCCGGCCGCCCGATCTGGGACACCGAGGTCGGCTTCCACTGGGCCTTCCCCGGCGACGAGCTGGTCGGCAACAAGCTGGTGCCGACCGGGCCGTACGACACGGCCGGCGTGCAGGCCTGGATGTCGGACATGCTCAGCTTCTTTACGAACGAGGGCGTGCAGCTCGGCGTCGAGCGCTCCTTCTTTTACGCGCAGTGGGGGGCGCTGGAAGGCTTCTCCGACA is from Dehalococcoidia bacterium and encodes:
- a CDS encoding glycosyl hydrolase yields the protein MGVWTKLAAGGLAVLFSLAVVRPAAPGARAATRQAAPTDLIGVLANGDPSALPRLGATWFLTDGAGVGEVAGMTRASIIRLNPPQPVDEVMAAVASRPGGAWLVGNEPNVPTTNSSDALSPSDYAVALHDWEARIHTADPTAIIVGPNVLNWSQTCNGCPGYTLGLDWTTEFYNDYVNMYGVRPPIDKWAVHTYELDWVNLPTLSTDWHKQQLRDFRAWLDAIPDEAGRPIWDTEVGFHWAFPGDELVGNKLVPTGPYDTAGVQAWMSDMLSFFTNEGVQLGVERSFFYAQWGALEGFSDSYGGLAFFDGPQIDASLTPSGQQLQAFFQGAGQ